Genomic segment of Agrobacterium larrymoorei:
CGCTGAGATACATGACGCCGCCCATTGCGCGCAGAAGGTAATAGGGGAACATGGCCGCCACGGTTTCCGCAAACGAGTAGACGAGGAAGCCTTGGCTATCATACTCACGCCACATCAGGCCCTGCTGGATGCCCGCGACCCACATGGCGGCGGCGTAGACGACGATACCGAGCGTGGCGAGCCAGAAGTGCCAGTTGACCAGCGCCAGGCTGTAAAGCCGCTCGCGGTGCCAAAGCTTGGGGACGAGGAAATAGATTGCACCAAAGGTGATCATGCCGTTCCAGCCAAGTGCGCCGGAATGAACGTGGCCGATTGTCCAGTCTGTATAGTGGCTGAGCGAGTTGACGGCCTTGATCGACATCATCGGGCCTTCGAACGTGGCCATGCCGTAGAAGGCAACGGCCATAATCATCATGCGCAGGATTGGGTCCGTGCGAAGCTTGTCCCATGCGCCCGAAAGCGTCATCAGACCATTGATCATGCCACCCCACGAGGGCATCCACAGCATGATCGAAAACACCATGCCAAGCGTTTGCGCCCAGTCCGGCAGAGCGGTGTAATGCAAGTGGTGCGGACCAGCCCAGATATACATGAAGATCAGCGCCCAGAAGTGGATGATCGACAGGCGGTAGGAATAGACCGGGCGGTTCACCTGCTTGGGAATGAAGTAATACATCATGCCCAGAAAGCCCGCGGTGAGGAAGAAGCCGACGGCATTATGGCCATACCACCACTGCGTCAGCGCATCCTGCACGCCCGAGAAAGCAGAGTAGCTTTTCACGCCGAGAAACGAGACCGGAACCGCCAGATTGTTGACGATATGCAGCATGGCAATGGTCACGATGAAGCCGAGATAGAACCAGTTGGCCACATAGATATGCGGCTCCTTGCGCATGAAGATCGTGCCGAGAAACGCGACAAGATAGGCAACCCAGACGATGGTAAGCCAGATATCGACATACCATTCCGGCTCCGCATATTCCTTGCCCTGCGTAATGCCGAGCAGATAACCCGTGGCGGCCATGATGATGAAGAGATTATAGCCCCAGAACACGAACCAGCCGAGATCGCCACCGAACAGGCGTGCACGACAGGTGCGCTGCACCACATAGAAAGAGGTCGCGATCAGCGCATTACCGCCGAAGGCGAAGATGACCGCGGAGGTGTGCAGCGGGCGTACACGGCCAAAGTTGAACCAGGGCTGGATGTTGAGGTCTGGATAGGCAAGCTGGAGCGCGATGACCACTCCGACCAGAAAGCCGACGACGCCCCAGAAAACCGTGGCGATCACGCCGTAGCGGATCACGTCATCGAAATATTCCGTTTTCCTGCGTTCCAGTACGGCTGGGTCGATGGGCGCGAAGGATACGCGGCGCAGCATCACGACCGTTCCGATGAGGAGAACGGAGAACAGCACCCACATATGGGCGGCAAAGAGATTATCGTGGGCGAAGGCCGCCCCGAGCAGAGCGAGGAAGGCCCCCACGGCCACCATCGCTATTCCTAAAGTCGAATTCATTGTTGGCTTCCCCCAACGTCACAGCGGATATGACGCGGAGCGAACGGACCGGCTTTAAGCGGCAAACATGCTTTCGCGTCGTTTGCAGCTTTGCCACCGGCGGCACCAGACGGCCTTGATCCAAATCAAGACCGCCGCCTCAAAAGTGACGTGTCGGAAGCACTGGCCTAATGTGAAATAGAGGGAGGCGGAAACCGCAGGAGGCCGCTTTTGTAGTTTTCGATCACAAAGCTGATCGGCGTGCCATCCGGCTTGCTGAGCAGGGCCTGATTGCTGATCAACGTATCCGGAATTTCGAGCGTTTCGCCAGCTTTAACCGGTATCGCGCCGCCCACCGCCCAGTTTTCTGGCAAAGGTTGCCACAGCATCTGCGACGATATCGTATGACGCTGGAAATGAAGCGGCAGCACGACCTTTCCGAATGGCGCATCCGTGGTGTTCAGCGTTTCGTTCATCTCCGCGGTTAGCTGGCGCGGCACATACCAGTTGTCCGCTTCCGACAGCACGAGGTTTCCGCATTTGAGGAGGACGTGGCGATAGCCCAGTTTCTCATCTGCAGAGGCATTCAACTGTTTGCGAACATTCTCCGGCGCCTGCTTTTCATCCTTGAGGCGCGTGGCGGAAATCTTGGCCGGATCGGCGAGCCGGTGATCATCGCACCAGCGCTCCAGCGTCAGCGTCGCACTATCATGGCTGAGCAGTTGGACGTTCAAATCCTGAATAACTGCCAGCGCAGCAAGCCGACCGACGGGGGTATCCGGCCATTTGATTTCGGCAGCATAGGCCGTGCCGGACAGTGAAAACAAAATGCTGCAGGCGACATACTTCAAAGCGGACGGGGACATGCGCTTCTCGCTCCAGATGATGTTCATTTTCAATAAATTAGATCATGCTTGCGCAGCACCTGTTCGATGCAGGCGCTGCAAATCACAATTCATCTGTGGCGGATTTGTGGGAAACGCTGCCGCGTTTTACCCCTTCATTTTTAGGGGTAAGCCAGCGGCAATGAAATAGACTTCGCTGGCAACAGAGGCAATCTTCTGGTGCAGCCTGCCAGCGTGATCGCGAAACTCCCGCGCCATACGGTTCTCCGGCACGATGCCGAGCCCGACCTCATTGGACACAAAAACGATCCGCGCCTTCGCGGTCGCGGCGTGCCGAATAAGCGGCTCGAACGCGGCCTCTACGTCCCTGCCCTCGTCCATCATCAGGTTCGTTACCCAAAGTGTCAGGCAATCCACGAGAATGGTGTTTGAGGCAACGTCCAGCCGACTAAGCGTCTCCGCCAGCTCAAGCGGCTCCTCATGTGTGATCCAAATATCCCCACGCTGGATGCGATGCTGCGCAATGCGCGCTTTCATCTCGTCATCCCAGGCACGGCCCGTTGCGATGTAATGCGGCACGCCGTTGGATTCGAGGACCAGCTTTTCTGCGAAAGCGGATTTGCCCGAGCGCGCACCGCCGAGTACCAATACGGAACGGAACAGTGCGGTCATTCAAAGCCTGCGGATAAGGAAAATTGAAGCGATCCGGTCGCCAATGCAGCGGTTGCCACAAGCTGTGGGGTGCAAAGCATGAAAAGAGAACGATTCGTAGATATGGAGGCGTTCTCCCGGTCGATCATGCTTCACCTGCACAGTATCGTTCTGAGGCTGAGATGCCCGTCCGCCCAATGCGGACATGTCGGCAAAAAGCTTCGAAGACGAAAGCGCCGGATCGTTGTTTAAAGGTAGGAGGAGAAGCTGGTTTTGTCAATTTCGCCCAAACAAAAACCGCGTCGCAGCGGCTGCAAACGCGGTCTTGGACCCCTTGAAACACAAGGGGTGATAAATGGGAACCGGTACGCAAAACCAAATCCGGCGCCACGCAGAAATTCCTAGCGGTATAATCTTACCGGATGGTTAGCGCGCATAATAAAAACAACGGCTTTGACGATTTTCATACGGCGATTGCGTTAGATCGAAATCGAAGAAATAAAGAGACAGAGATTCGCAAGAGAACGGGCGACGGGCGAGCACGACATGACTACCATCGATTACATCGCGCTTTTGGTATTTGTGGCCCTCTGGTATCTCTACAGTTATGTCACGACATCCCGCTCTCCATTTCCCCGCACGAGCCTCAATCAGGCCATGGGCGAACGGCGCAGGAAGTGGATTTACAATTCGCTGACCCGTGATTTGAAGATGATCGATACGCAGATCATGGCGGGCCTTCAAAACGGCACGGCGTTTTTCGCTTCCACCTCCATCTTCGCGATTGGTGGCTGCTTTGCGCTGCTGGGCGCAACGGACCGGGTGGAATCGGTGTTCCGCGACATGCCATTTGTGTATTACGGCGGGCGCACCGCCTTCGAAATGAAGGTCATCGGCCTTACCTGCCTATTCGGCTATGCCTTCTTTAAATTCGGCTGGTCCTACCGCCTGTTCAACTATTGCACCATTCTCTTCGGCGCTATGCCGATGATGCATGAGACGAATTCGGATCGGAAAGCGGCGGAACGCGCGGCAGAGAACGTCATCCGCATGAACATCATCGCCGCGAAGAACTTCAACGACGGCCTACGGACATTCTTTTTGTCCATCGGATATCTCGGCTGGTTCATAAACGCCTATGTGTTCATGTTTACCACGGTCGTCATCATCATCGCTCTCTTGAGGCGGCAGTTCTTTTCCGAAGCCCGCCTCGCCATCATGGATGACCTGTAAAACAACTGCCATGAAATAGCCCCACTTTATAGGCGAAGCGCTGGCATGCTCCATAACCGTTGCGAAGGAACGGCTGAATGAATGACGCAACGGTAACATCTACTGCACCCAAGTCTGGTGGTCGCATCGGCTTTCTCGATACCTGGCGCGGTATCGCGCTGCTGGCGATGGCAAGCTACCACTTCACCTGGGATCTGGAGATGTTCGGATACATCGATCCCGGCACCGCCGTACAAGGCTGGTGGCGCATCTATGCCCGGGCAATCGCCAGCACCTTCCTGTTTCTGGCGGGTTTCAGCCTTTTCCTCGCGCATCGCCGGGGTATCGACTGGCCATCCTTCGGCAAGCGCTTCGCCATGGTGGCGGGTGCCGCACTGCTGATTTCCGTTGCAACATATTTTGCCGTGCCGGATGGCTGGATATTCTTCGGCATCCTGCACAATATCGCAGCGGCAAGCCTGCTCGGTCTTCTCTTCTTGCGACTGCCACCGCTGGTGACGCTCATCTTTGCAGCAGGTGCTCTGGCTGCACCGCATTATCTCGCATCCGATTCGTTCAACACGATCTGGCTGTCATGGATCGGCTTTTCGACAGTCCCTCCCCGTTCGAACGACTACGTGCCGCTGCTGCCGTTTCTTGCACCGTTTCTTCTGGGGATCGCCGTTTCGAAATTCGTAGTACCGCGCGGCTGGCTTGACCGGTTCAGAAAGCCAAGCGGCCAGCGCAATGTCCTCGCCTTCTTTGGCCGCCACAGCCTGTCCTTTTACCTGATCCACCAACCGGTGCTGATCGGCCTCGTCTATCTTGCTTCAATTACCTTTCCTCCACCGCCTGTCGATCAGGTCGAGGCTTATAAGAAAAGCTGCGAGGCAAGCTGCATGCAGCAGCAGAACGGACTGGAACTATGCCAGAGTTTCTGCGGGTGCACGCTGGAGAAGCTGCAGGCGGAAAACGTCTTCGATCCGATGATGTCCAACGCATCAACGCCGGATCAACAGACGAAGATTGCCGAAATCGCCCAGCAGTGCTCGGCTGAAATTCAGTGAGCTGCTCTGGAGCTTACTGGCTTAGATCACGAAGTTGGGTACCGTGATTTCGCTCGGTGAGCACCAGTTCCAACCGCCCTTGCCGTTGCGCTTAATATCATAAAGCGCTTCATCCGCCTTTTGCAGCAGCATGCTCAGCTCTCTGCCATCGCGTGGGTAGAGGCTCGCGCCAACGGAAACGCCGAGGTTCACCAGTGTTCCGTTGACGGTGAACGGCGCTTGAAACGCCGCCTCCAGCCTATGACAGATTTTTTCCGCAACATTCTGATCCGAGATGTTGGTCAGCAGAATGACGAATTCATCGCCGCCCATGCGCACCACGAGATCGCTTTCACGCACGGACTGGCTGAGGCGTTTCGCCACCATCCGCAAAACCTCATCGCCCGCCTTATGGCCGAGATTATCATTGACCGGCTTGAAGTGATCGAGATCGACCATCAGCACGGCGGCAAGATTTCTGTTGCCATCGTCACTCAAGACCATGTCATCATGCCAGCGCTCATGCAGTGCACGACGATTGCCGATCTGTGTCAGCGGATCGAGAAGCAGGCTTGCCCGAAGCTCCCGCTCCGCAAGCATTCGTTCGGTAATGTCTTCGAAGGTGGCAACGCCAATCCCGTAATCACGAAGAAGAATGCCGCGATGGGAGACGATGACGGTTCTGCCGTCAGCACAGCGTATGTCTATCTCAAGCGTGTCGACTTCCTCGATGCCCTCGCCGCCCGCAGTCCAGGAATGCAGCCAAGCCTCCTTTGCCCGCTCCTTGTTTCCGGGACCGACATAGACCCGGTCTATCCAGTCCGAGACCTTGGCGAAATCGGCTTCGCAATAACCGAAGGTCTTCTTGAACGTCTGGTTCATAAACAGGATATCGCCACTTCCAAGCGTCGCCCATGAAACCGGCACGGGCAGCACGTCCAGAATGGAATGCAGTTCATCCGGCGATTTCAATCCGCCGCTTTTTGCCATGGCCAGAAAATTTTTCATCGCATTGCTCTTTGGTTCGTGAACGTTTCGAGGCTCAGGCGCAAGCCGGTTCGCGGTAGCGGAATTCCGTCAGGCTTCTTTCCGAGAGCCAGCCCAGCAAGGCATCGCTGCCCAAAGGTCGGCTGATCCAGTAGCCCTGAATTTCATCGCAGCCCATGGCGCTCAGCAACTCGGCTGCCTCCTGCGTTTCCACGCCTTCCGCAACAACTTCATAACCAAGGCTGTGAGACAGTGTGATCATGGATTGAACCAGCACGCGCTCACGGTTCCCTTCCTTCATGTCGTTGATAAAGGAACGGTCGATCTTGACGACATTTGCGGGCAGCTTCTGAAGGTAGGCAAGGCTGCTATAGCCGGTGCCGAAATCGTCTATCGACAGGCGGATGCCTGATGCCGTCATCTCGTTGAGAAGACTTAAGCCCGCGCCCGCCTCCATCATCACAGCCGTTTCCGTCAACTCGAATTCGATCTGCTGGCCTTCAACTCCAAACTGCGCCATAGCGCAGTTGAGGCGCTCGAGAAAATCGGTTTCCTGAAGATTGATGGCGGAGAGATTGATGGAGATCTTCAGCCGCATACCAAGTGAATTCCAGTAGGAAAGCTGGCGCAGAGCTGCCGTCACGACCCAATCCGTCAATTGCCGCGCATAGGCCGAGACTTCGATAACGGGAATGAATTCCGCTGGCGAGATGTTGCCAAGTGTCGGGTGCTGCCAACGCAGCAGCACTTCCGCGCTTTTATAGACACCGTTTGCAGCATCGACACGCGGTTGGAAGACGACGGACAACTGCCCATCCCCCTCGAGAGCCTTCGGAAAATCGCGTTGAATGATGAAGTTTCGCTGATGCCGGATGTCCATATCGGGGCAGAAGAACGCAATCTTCGAGGTGTTTTCGCGGGCATCCTGAACTGCACTTTGAAGCGAGCGCAATATCTCTTCCGGCGCATAGTCTCCCGGCGTAAAGACCATGGAGCCAATGGACGGCGTCATCGTAATCTGGAATTCCAGCTCGTTCTGCACCGTAGTCATGATGTGCTGGAGGAAGTCCTTATAGTCATCGGCCGAAAAGTCCGGCGGAGAAAGAAAAGCGAATTGCGTTGGCCCGACGTGATAGGCGGCGAGGCTTCCGTTCAGACACTCGCTGAGAATGTGGGTCACCTTGCCGATCAAGTCATCGAGATGCGACATGCCGACGACCCGGATCATGCGGTCGAACTGCGATGTCTGCGCGAGATCGAGCAGGCTGATGACCTGCTCGCGCCTGTGCGTCTGATTGGCGAGATCGGATAGATCGTTGACCAGTTGATAGCGGTTCGGCAGGCCAGTGGATGGCTCGATGCGACCGAAGGCATGTTGCAACTCGATCTGATCCATGACCATCGCCGCGAGATCGCTGAGCGTCGAAAGCTGCTCCTCGGTCACCTCGAAGGGTTCGACGCCGAGCACGCAGAGCGCTCCGATGCCATGCCCACTCGGTGTGATCAGCGGAACGCCGCAATAAAAACGGATACCCGCATCTCCAAGCGTGCTCTTGGCGTAAAACTCGTCAGTCTGAAAATCACGAATAACGACCGGCGCTCTCGTCTCCGCGACCTGCGCGCAAGGTGCTTTCACACGCGGAATTTCGTTGTGCTCGACGCCGACCTTGGACTTGAACCATTGCCGGTCCGTATCGGTCAGCGATATCGCGGCGATTGGCAGGCCGAAGTAATTGGCGACCAGTCGGGTGATACGATCGAAGTTTTCACTCGGGAGCGTATCGAGAAGACGAAGGTTTTTAAGTGCGGAAATACGTGCGGCTTCATTATGCATAGTATTCTTCCAGACGTGCCTGCATAGTCGACATGGCAGCACGCGCAAATAAGGGAAAAAACATCTGTAGTAGCCGTGCCGTCTTCGCCCTGGAGTCGTGAGTTCCTCACGATGGCGACATTCAGGCTTCATGCCTGCAGCTCAAGAAATACTTTGCAATATTCTTATGCGGCAAAATAATTTTAAGAGTAAATGGTTCCACGGCTTATCGTAACGTGGTTATCCGCACGTTAAACTTTTCAGGCGCTGTCATTGAGAGCGGAATAGAAGGGTGAACACCGGCACGTCGGCAGCACAAGTCGGCTGCCAACAGTCAGGATGAACCTTACATCAATTGGGACTGAGCGAAGGATCAGGTGCCAACGCCGATTTCGGCAAGGCGCGTCAGGCAGGCCTCTTCGACATTGTCCAGTTCAGCCAGAGTTTCTTCGATGTCCTTGCGCTTCTGGCGCAGGTCGGCACGCTTTTCATCGACCTTCTTCATCAGAAGCTCAAGCTGGCCGGATTCACCCGGCGGCTCTTTATAAACCTGAATGATTTCACGGATTTCCGCTATGGTGAAGCCTATGCGGCGGCCGCGCAGAATTTCCTGAATAAGCCTGCGATCGGCAGCGCGGAACAGCCTTGTGCGACCCCGACGCTCAGGATGAATAAGACCTTCATCCTCGTAAAAACGAAGAGTACGGGTGGATACCCCAAATTCACGCGTCAGTTCCGTTATGCTATAGTACTTGTTCAAGGCATTGTCCGATTCTTGGGCTTCCGGACATTATGTTTGACCTTCACGTAAAAGTCAATTTTTTGCATCAGCTCAGCCTGATATGCCGAACCACCATGTCGCGAGCCCGAGAAACGAGAAGAAGCCGACGATATCGGTGACCGCCGTAACGAAGACAGCAGAAGATACGGCAGGGTCGGCTCCGAACCGGTCCAGAAACAGCGGAATGAGAATACCGGCCAAGGCAGCAGCCAGCATGTTGATCAACATCGCAGTGGCAATGATGCCGCCTATATTCGCGTCGTGAAACCACAGACCCGCAATGATACCGATGGCGCAGCCGAAGAGCGCGCCGTTCAGCAACCCCACCCCCGCCTCGCGACGGATGATGCGGGCGGCGTTGTGAATATCAAGGTTCTTGGTGGCAAGTGCGCGCACGGAAACCGTCATCGTCTGAGACCCGGCATTGCCGCCCATGCCCGCAACGATTGGCATGAGAATGGCGAGCGCCACGACCTGCTGAATGGTTGCATCGAACAATTCGATAACGGAAGCAGCAAGGAACGCGGTCATCAGGTTGATACCGAGCCAAGGCACGCGCGAGCGTGACGTGATCGCGATGGAGTCCGACAGTTCTTCGTCACCCACACCGCCAAGGCGCAGCAGGTCTTCCTCGGCCTCTTCCTGAATAACGTCGACCACGTCATCGATGGTCAGCACGCCGACGAGGCGTCCGTTATTGTCCACCACGGCGGCGGAGAGAAGGTCGTACTGTTCGAAGAGCTGCGCCGCTTCTTCCTGATCCATCTCCGCTGGAATGGGATGGTTCGTCTCGTGCATGATGGTTTCGATCTTCACCTGCCGCTTGGAGCGCAGCAAGCGGTCGAGATCCAGCGCTCCGACGAGCTTGAAGGTCGGATCGATGACGAAGATTTGCGAAAAGGATTCCGGCAGCTCTTCCTCTTCGCGCATGTAGTCGATGGTCTGCCCAACCGTCCAGAATGGCGGCACGGCCACGAATTCCGTCTGCATACGGCGACCGGCGGAGCTTTCCGGATAATCCAGAGCCCGCATCAGCCTCACACGTTCGGTGAACGGCATTTGCGAGAGAATATCTTCGCGATCTTCCTGGTCGAGGTCTTCCAGAATGTAGACGGCGTCGTCCGAATCGAGCTCGCTGATACCGGCGGCAATCTGCTCGTTGGGCATCTGCTCGACGATATCCAGGCGGATTGCTTCATCCACCTCGGTCAGCGCCGTCATGTCGAAATCGGTGCCAAGCAATCTCACAAGCGCGTGGCGCTGCTCCGGCTGGATCGATTCGAGCAGGTCGCCAAGTTCCGAGTCATGCAGCCGCGCAACGTTCTCGCGCAGGAAAAGCACGTCGCGGTCCGCAATTGCCGCACCCACCATGGCCAGAAAATCGGATCGAATGGACCCGTCTTCGGCATAGATGTCGGCCATAACTTCCGGTCTCTTGGCGTCTTCCGGCACGGGATGATCGTTGTCGGCTTGTGTCAACTTGCGCCCCTTTTTCCGGTTGAATGCTTAGCTCGCGAACGGGCTGGAGAATGGCTTTTAAAGTTACATTGTCAACAACCGGTTAGGCGAGAAGTGGTTTCATCCTCTTCATAACCTCGCCGCAAGTGAAGGAAAGCGTTTACGGTGTCGCCAATGTGAAAACGAACCGCGCGCAGATGCTAAGATACGAGTTGACATATGGTACTTATGGGGGAATCTGGAAGTTAAGGCGTCGCAGCAAAAATCGAATGGGATGGCACCCGGAACGAGCGGCGGACAAACAAAAGAAAATATCAGAAAGAGACCTGTAACATGGGCAAGATGGATTTCATCGGTAAGGCCTCCTCCGCCGCGGGCGGTTGGGGCGCACTCAAGAGCGTGGGCAAGCGGTTGCTTGAATCCGGCGCACCGATTTCCGGCGCAAGAACGCTTCTCAAGGCAAACCAACCCGATGGCTTCGATTGCCCCGGCTGCGCTTGGGGTGACCCGGAGCATGGCTCCTCCTTCGAGTTCTGTGAAAACGGCGTGAAGGCCGTTGCGTGGGAAGCGACAGAAGCGCGCGTTCCGCCTGAATTCTTCTCCACCCACACGGTTTCCGCGCTGAGCAAATGGACCGATTACGATCTGGAAAAGCAGGGCCGTCTGACCGACCCGCTGCGCTACGACCGCGCAACGGACAAGTATCTGCCCGTTTCCTGGGATGCCGCCTTTGCCGAAATCGGCAAGGTTCTGCGCAGCCTCGACAACCCTGATCGTGCCGAGTTCTACACATCCGGTCGTGCCTCCAACGAAGCCGCCTTCCTCTATCAGCTGATGGTCCGCCTTTACGGTACCAACAATTTCCCCGACTGTTCGAACATGTGCCATGAAGCCAGCGGCGTTGGCCTGAAGGCTTCCGTCGGCGTCGGCAAGGGCACGGTTCTTCTGGAAGATTTCGAGAAGGCGGATGCGATTTTCGTCATCGGCCAGAACCCGGGCACCAACCATCCGCGCATGCTGGGTGATCTGCGCCGTGCAGCGCTTCGCGGCGCACGCATCGCCGTGTTCAACCCCATCCGCGAAAAGGGTCTGGAGCGCTTCAGCGATCCGCAGGACAAGCTGGAAATGATCACCGGCGGCAACACCAAGATCGCCACCAATTATTACCAGCCACGCCAGGGCGGCGACATGGCTGCCATTCGCGGCATGAGCAAGGTGGTGTTTGCGGCTGATGAGGCTGCGCGCGCTGCTGGCAACCCTGCGATCATCGACTACGATTTCCTTGCCGAACACGCGGTCGAATTCGAAGCCTACCGCGCTGTCGTGGAAGCCACCAGCTGGGAAACCATTCTCGATCAATCCGGCCTGACCCGCGAGCAGATCGAGGAAGCCGCTGGCATCTACATGAGTGCAGGTTCGGTCATCACGACCTGGGCCATGGGCATCACCCAGCACAAGCATTCCGTCATCACCATCCGCGAAATCACCAACTTCATGCTGCTGCGCGGCAATATCGGTCGTCCGGGCGCGGGTCTCTGCCCGGTTCGCGGCCACTCCAACGTGCAGGGTGACCGCACCGTCGGCATCGATGAGAAGGCCCCGCCTGCCCTGCTTGATGCGCTGGAAAAGGAACTCGGTGTTTCGATGCCGCGCAACCGCGGCCACAACACGGTGGAAGCCATCAGCGCCATGCTGGACGGCAAGGCCGAAGCCTTCATCGCGCTTGGCGGCAACTTCTTGCGCGCAACGCCGGATAGCCCGCTGATCATCGAAGCTTTCAAGAAGCAGAAGCTGACGGTCAATATCGCCACCAAGCTGAACCATTCGCATTTGGTTCCGGGTGAAACTTCGTTTATCCTGCCTTGCCTTGGCCGCACGGAAATCGACCGCAACTCCAAGGGCGCATCGCAGATCGTGACCGTGGAAGATTCCATGAGCATGGTTCACGGCTCTGGCGGCATCAACGAGCCAGCATCGCCGGAGCTGCGTTCCGAAGTCGCCATCATCGCCGGTATTGCGGAAGCGACGCTCGGCAATGAACGCGTGAACTGGAAGAACCTTGCCGATGATTACGACCTGATCCGCGACATGATCTCGCGCGTCATTCCCGGCTTCCAGGATTTCAACGAGCGAGTTCGCGTGCCGCGCGGTTTCCATCTGCGCAACGCAGCAGCAGAGCGCGAGTGGAACACGCCAACCAAGAAGGCCACTTTCTTCACCGGCGCACTGCCGGAAAAGACAGAGCATCAGGAAGCGCTTGCCAAGGAAGGCATTTTCGTTCTGCAAACCTTCCGCAGCCACGACCAGTACAACACCACGATCTACGGCATGGATGACCGTTATCGCGGCGTTTATGGCGAGCGTCAGGTAATCTTCATGAACCCGAAGGACATGGAAAAGCTCGGCGCACACTCCAAGCAGCGCGTCGATGTCATCGGCGAATATGGCGATGGTATCGAGCGTATTGCGCAGAACTTCCGTCTAGTGCCCTACAACATCCCGGAAGGCAGCGTCGGCGGCTATTACCCTGAGCTGAACGTTCTCGTGCCGCTGCACAGCTATGGCGAAGGCAGCTTCACGCCGACATCCAAGTCGGTGCTGGTGTCCGTTCGCCTGCGCAGCGAGGCAGAGGCCGCCTGATGGATGAAGATCAATCCGCCGCGCGCTTCATGGCCGTGGTGGAACAGATCAGCAAAACGGCCCCGGTTGCGATTGACGCGACCGGGGCCGCAATCATTGCGGCCATCCACCTTGGTATCGGCAGCGATAGCCGCAGCCTTTCCAACAAGCTCGGCATTGCGCATGCACTGGTCTTGCGCGAAATCAACGCGCTATCGGGAAAGATGCTGACCATCGTCAAGCGCGATGCCCGAACGCAGAGAACCTTCGTGGAGTTGACAGACGATGCTCAGGCACTGGCGCTCTCCGCCTCGGAAATCTGGCTGAAGCCTTCGCTTTCGAACTCATGATCCGGGAAACGCCATGACCATCCGCCAAATAATCGCCTACCCGGATGCTGCCCTCGCGACCGTCTGCAAGCCCGTGACGGAATTCGATGCAGGCCTCGCCACACTCCAGCAAGACCTCGTAGACACCATGCGGGCCGCCCCAGGCGTCGGCATAACCGCAGCCCATATTGGCGTCGTCCAGCGAATCTTCGTGCTGGAGCTTTCACCCGGCAAGGTGCTGACTTACGTCAACCCGGAGATATTGACGACATCCTCGGAAACGATGCGCCACGTCGAAGGCAGCGTGTCTATGCCCGGCTTTACCGAAGAACTGGAACGTCCCCGCAAGGTGACCTTGCGCTTTCAGGATATTGCCGGCGAATGGCGCGAGGACACGGCAGAAGGCTTCCACGCGATCTGCATTCAGCATGAGGTCGATCAGCTGGATGGAATGTTCTGGATCAAACGACTTTCGAAACTCAAGCGTGACCGCCTGGTGCGAAAGTGG
This window contains:
- the ccoN gene encoding cytochrome-c oxidase, cbb3-type subunit I, whose product is MNSTLGIAMVAVGAFLALLGAAFAHDNLFAAHMWVLFSVLLIGTVVMLRRVSFAPIDPAVLERRKTEYFDDVIRYGVIATVFWGVVGFLVGVVIALQLAYPDLNIQPWFNFGRVRPLHTSAVIFAFGGNALIATSFYVVQRTCRARLFGGDLGWFVFWGYNLFIIMAATGYLLGITQGKEYAEPEWYVDIWLTIVWVAYLVAFLGTIFMRKEPHIYVANWFYLGFIVTIAMLHIVNNLAVPVSFLGVKSYSAFSGVQDALTQWWYGHNAVGFFLTAGFLGMMYYFIPKQVNRPVYSYRLSIIHFWALIFMYIWAGPHHLHYTALPDWAQTLGMVFSIMLWMPSWGGMINGLMTLSGAWDKLRTDPILRMMIMAVAFYGMATFEGPMMSIKAVNSLSHYTDWTIGHVHSGALGWNGMITFGAIYFLVPKLWHRERLYSLALVNWHFWLATLGIVVYAAAMWVAGIQQGLMWREYDSQGFLVYSFAETVAAMFPYYLLRAMGGVMYLSGALIMAYNVTRTILGHMREENTGTAAAPKLQPAE
- the cobU gene encoding bifunctional adenosylcobinamide kinase/adenosylcobinamide-phosphate guanylyltransferase — encoded protein: MTALFRSVLVLGGARSGKSAFAEKLVLESNGVPHYIATGRAWDDEMKARIAQHRIQRGDIWITHEEPLELAETLSRLDVASNTILVDCLTLWVTNLMMDEGRDVEAAFEPLIRHAATAKARIVFVSNEVGLGIVPENRMAREFRDHAGRLHQKIASVASEVYFIAAGLPLKMKG
- a CDS encoding DUF599 domain-containing protein; its protein translation is MTTIDYIALLVFVALWYLYSYVTTSRSPFPRTSLNQAMGERRRKWIYNSLTRDLKMIDTQIMAGLQNGTAFFASTSIFAIGGCFALLGATDRVESVFRDMPFVYYGGRTAFEMKVIGLTCLFGYAFFKFGWSYRLFNYCTILFGAMPMMHETNSDRKAAERAAENVIRMNIIAAKNFNDGLRTFFLSIGYLGWFINAYVFMFTTVVIIIALLRRQFFSEARLAIMDDL
- a CDS encoding DUF1624 domain-containing protein, with translation MNDATVTSTAPKSGGRIGFLDTWRGIALLAMASYHFTWDLEMFGYIDPGTAVQGWWRIYARAIASTFLFLAGFSLFLAHRRGIDWPSFGKRFAMVAGAALLISVATYFAVPDGWIFFGILHNIAAASLLGLLFLRLPPLVTLIFAAGALAAPHYLASDSFNTIWLSWIGFSTVPPRSNDYVPLLPFLAPFLLGIAVSKFVVPRGWLDRFRKPSGQRNVLAFFGRHSLSFYLIHQPVLIGLVYLASITFPPPPVDQVEAYKKSCEASCMQQQNGLELCQSFCGCTLEKLQAENVFDPMMSNASTPDQQTKIAEIAQQCSAEIQ
- a CDS encoding sensor domain-containing diguanylate cyclase produces the protein MKNFLAMAKSGGLKSPDELHSILDVLPVPVSWATLGSGDILFMNQTFKKTFGYCEADFAKVSDWIDRVYVGPGNKERAKEAWLHSWTAGGEGIEEVDTLEIDIRCADGRTVIVSHRGILLRDYGIGVATFEDITERMLAERELRASLLLDPLTQIGNRRALHERWHDDMVLSDDGNRNLAAVLMVDLDHFKPVNDNLGHKAGDEVLRMVAKRLSQSVRESDLVVRMGGDEFVILLTNISDQNVAEKICHRLEAAFQAPFTVNGTLVNLGVSVGASLYPRDGRELSMLLQKADEALYDIKRNGKGGWNWCSPSEITVPNFVI